Proteins found in one Paenibacillus dendritiformis genomic segment:
- a CDS encoding acetyl-CoA C-acetyltransferase: MIASAVRTPIGAFMGGLSEVPAVELGALVIAEALQRAGVRPEAVQEVMMGNVLQAGIGQGPARLAAMKAGLPCEVPAVTINKICGSGLKAVIMAAQAIKAGDADLIVAGGMENMSMAPYLLAQGRAGYRLGDGVVVDSVLKDGLTCSICGIHMGQTAENIAAKYRIAREEQDAFALTSQQRAREAWERSEFSAEIAPVEIRTKKGLSRIEADEHLRPDVTAAGLGRLKPAFQPDGTVTAGNASGINDGAAALVVCSGRIAKQMGLPVLARIRAYASTGVDPALMGMGPVSAAQAAVKKAGMSLADIDVAELNEAFAAQAIAVIRELGIDPAIVNVNGGAIALGHPIGASGARILVTLLHAMKRRQAATGLAALCVGGGHGVAVVVEQM; this comes from the coding sequence GTGATTGCAAGTGCCGTACGGACGCCGATCGGCGCGTTCATGGGCGGATTGAGCGAAGTGCCGGCTGTCGAGTTGGGAGCGCTGGTCATCGCGGAAGCGCTGCAGCGGGCCGGGGTTCGCCCGGAAGCGGTGCAAGAGGTGATGATGGGCAATGTGCTGCAGGCGGGCATCGGCCAAGGCCCCGCTCGCCTGGCCGCGATGAAGGCGGGCCTGCCCTGTGAGGTGCCGGCCGTAACGATCAATAAAATATGCGGCTCGGGGTTGAAAGCGGTCATTATGGCCGCGCAGGCCATCAAGGCGGGCGATGCCGATCTCATCGTCGCCGGCGGCATGGAAAATATGTCGATGGCGCCTTATTTGCTGGCGCAAGGAAGAGCCGGATATCGGCTGGGGGACGGCGTGGTCGTGGACAGCGTCCTCAAAGACGGGCTTACCTGCTCGATCTGCGGCATCCATATGGGGCAGACCGCGGAAAATATCGCAGCGAAATATCGGATTGCAAGGGAAGAGCAGGATGCCTTTGCCTTGACGAGCCAGCAGAGAGCCCGCGAGGCATGGGAGCGCAGCGAGTTCTCCGCCGAGATCGCGCCGGTGGAGATTCGGACCAAAAAGGGCTTATCGAGGATCGAAGCCGATGAACATCTTCGTCCGGATGTGACGGCCGCTGGCCTGGGGCGGCTCAAGCCTGCCTTCCAGCCAGACGGCACGGTCACGGCCGGCAATGCCTCCGGCATTAACGACGGGGCGGCGGCGCTTGTTGTCTGCTCCGGCCGCATAGCGAAGCAGATGGGGCTGCCGGTGCTCGCGCGCATCCGCGCCTACGCCTCCACGGGCGTAGACCCGGCCTTGATGGGCATGGGCCCTGTATCGGCCGCGCAAGCGGCAGTGAAGAAGGCGGGGATGTCGCTTGCGGATATTGATGTGGCGGAATTGAATGAAGCATTTGCCGCCCAGGCGATCGCCGTCATCCGCGAGCTCGGGATCGATCCGGCGATCGTCAATGTGAACGGCGGCGCCATTGCGCTCGGGCATCCGATCGGCGCCAGCGGCGCGCGCATTCTCGTGACGCTGCTGCATGCGATGAAGCGCAGGCAGGCGGCCACCGGACTTGCCGCCCTGTGCGTCGGCGGCGGTCATGGCGTCGCTGTTGTCGTCGAGCAAATGTAA
- a CDS encoding CoA transferase subunit A, translating to MKDGKVVHSAAEAIQGIQDGATLLVGGFGLCGIPELAIAALRDSGVKNLTVVSNNCGVDDWGLGLLLANRQIKKMISSYVGENKIFERQLLSGELEVELVPQGTLAERIRAGGAGIPAFYTATGVGTPVAEGKEHKQFNGRTYMMEEAIVGDFAFVKAWKGDTLGNLVYRKTARNFNPLAAAAGKITIAEVEELVEPGQLDPNHIHTPGIYVQRVLHGTGYEKRIERRIVQPAARQGTGGFA from the coding sequence ATGAAGGATGGGAAAGTCGTGCATTCCGCTGCCGAGGCGATACAAGGCATTCAGGACGGCGCCACCTTGCTAGTAGGCGGATTCGGCCTGTGCGGTATCCCCGAGCTGGCCATCGCGGCGCTGAGGGACAGCGGGGTGAAGAATCTTACCGTCGTCAGCAACAATTGCGGCGTGGACGACTGGGGGCTCGGTCTTCTGCTCGCGAACCGCCAGATCAAGAAGATGATCTCCTCCTATGTCGGGGAGAACAAAATATTCGAGCGCCAGCTTCTGAGCGGCGAGCTGGAGGTGGAGCTCGTTCCGCAGGGCACGCTGGCCGAGCGCATTCGCGCGGGCGGAGCCGGCATCCCGGCTTTCTATACCGCGACGGGTGTCGGCACGCCGGTGGCGGAAGGCAAGGAGCATAAACAGTTCAACGGCCGCACATACATGATGGAAGAGGCGATTGTCGGCGACTTTGCGTTCGTGAAGGCGTGGAAGGGGGATACGCTCGGCAATCTGGTCTACCGGAAGACGGCCCGGAACTTCAATCCGCTGGCAGCGGCGGCGGGCAAAATTACGATTGCTGAAGTGGAGGAACTGGTCGAGCCGGGACAATTGGATCCGAATCATATTCATACGCCCGGCATCTATGTGCAGCGGGTGCTCCACGGGACCGGATATGAGAAACGGATTGAACGGCGCATCGTGCAGCCGGCGGCGCGGCAAGGAACGGGGGGATTCGCATGA
- a CDS encoding DUF4855 domain-containing protein, translating into MLSLKKRISLALCMIMLFTFIPVPNAHAAENEPELRNLARDSTYVWSEAPDYRYPDTGNKLTDGKTGGTNVLDPAWTGHLQKQTREIVFDLGEAKSISSIKSHFIQDWPGSAILFPLTVSMYVSNDNVNWGEVSHKATELLWVDGPPKDQYYVWDGSKDGIPSAGPDAKMAYARYVKVMFSMHPKAWTFLDEIEIIGADGKLEGAKEVPAKSFEYLRPGADTAGIRNLSLVYNGYYSDVPEWTKENLIPEIGYVNKDGELTDWFFDGVLMLGLKSSEGRDFGLDSLLPDWKWYLDKTFKPQGDMSQLNEAVKEVGQKLNQPDYKMKVVAMIPVPAEHVTDFGDVDGDGVSENFNEGVVGRDQSLANRQKAVRWWIQEVLKRWEDNNYSNLELVGLYWLDESISTSESGPDFLRMVNADVHAQGLTSFWIPHSMAYKAYMWKDVGLDAAAYQPNYFFEPLSIDRLVDGVTTAKRFGMGVELEFDNRMLSDEAFRKRFHEYLDAGYEYGFAGQDTFKAYYKGSGPVLHDAANSQDPQVRELYDRLYQFASGQNPGGNTAPVASDASFRTAANTPVSGTLTANDNDGDALTYSIVDNGTQGKAVVTDASTGAFTYTPNGGETGTDTFTFKANDGQSDSNIATVTVTIDTAAAGWQTQLTGASNVQPGEKFTVTYGLNGGSQNIYAQDIRAEYDPAFMELVSVKSVKKGISLIDSDKKTPGKLHLIVASQGAGNAVNGTADLLELTFRVKKEIGSNTGVISISSAVLGDEQGREAQATPSSKTIQAGASLPGDYNGDGKVTVGDLAIVASHYGKTKHSPDWEQVKHMDANGNGKIDDQDLAFISRKLMN; encoded by the coding sequence ATGCTATCTTTGAAAAAGAGAATATCCCTGGCCTTATGCATGATCATGCTGTTCACCTTCATCCCGGTTCCGAATGCGCATGCGGCCGAGAACGAGCCGGAGCTGCGCAATCTGGCCAGGGACTCCACCTATGTATGGTCGGAGGCGCCGGATTACCGCTACCCGGATACCGGTAACAAGCTGACGGACGGCAAGACCGGCGGCACGAACGTGCTGGATCCGGCATGGACCGGACATTTGCAGAAGCAGACGCGGGAGATCGTATTCGATCTGGGCGAGGCGAAGTCGATCTCCAGCATCAAGTCACACTTCATTCAGGATTGGCCCGGATCGGCCATCCTGTTCCCATTGACGGTATCGATGTACGTCTCGAACGATAACGTGAATTGGGGAGAGGTATCCCACAAGGCGACCGAGCTGCTGTGGGTGGACGGTCCGCCCAAAGATCAGTACTATGTGTGGGACGGAAGCAAGGACGGCATTCCTTCGGCGGGACCAGACGCCAAAATGGCATATGCGCGGTACGTTAAAGTGATGTTCTCGATGCACCCAAAAGCCTGGACCTTCCTCGACGAGATCGAGATTATCGGAGCGGACGGCAAGCTGGAGGGCGCCAAGGAGGTGCCGGCCAAGTCGTTCGAATATTTGCGCCCGGGCGCGGACACGGCAGGAATCCGCAATCTGTCGCTCGTCTATAATGGGTACTACAGCGATGTGCCGGAATGGACGAAGGAGAATCTGATTCCGGAGATTGGATATGTCAATAAAGATGGCGAGCTTACGGACTGGTTCTTCGATGGCGTGCTGATGCTCGGCTTGAAGTCATCCGAAGGACGCGATTTCGGCTTGGACTCGCTCTTGCCGGACTGGAAATGGTATCTCGACAAAACCTTCAAGCCGCAAGGCGATATGAGCCAGTTGAATGAAGCGGTGAAGGAAGTCGGGCAGAAGTTGAATCAGCCGGACTACAAGATGAAGGTAGTGGCGATGATCCCGGTTCCGGCCGAGCATGTGACGGACTTCGGCGATGTGGACGGGGACGGCGTATCCGAGAACTTCAATGAAGGAGTCGTCGGCCGGGATCAGTCGTTGGCCAATCGGCAGAAGGCGGTCCGCTGGTGGATTCAGGAAGTTCTCAAGCGTTGGGAGGACAACAATTACTCCAACCTGGAGCTTGTCGGCCTGTACTGGCTGGATGAGTCGATTAGCACCAGCGAATCGGGTCCGGATTTCCTCCGCATGGTCAATGCCGACGTGCATGCGCAGGGCTTGACATCGTTCTGGATTCCGCACTCCATGGCGTATAAAGCCTATATGTGGAAAGATGTCGGGCTCGATGCGGCAGCATACCAGCCGAATTATTTCTTCGAGCCGTTGTCTATCGATCGCCTGGTGGATGGAGTCACAACGGCGAAGCGGTTCGGCATGGGCGTAGAACTCGAGTTCGACAACCGCATGCTGTCAGACGAGGCATTCCGCAAGCGGTTCCATGAATATCTCGACGCTGGCTATGAGTATGGCTTTGCAGGCCAAGACACGTTCAAGGCGTATTACAAAGGAAGCGGCCCGGTGCTGCACGATGCGGCGAACAGCCAGGATCCGCAAGTCCGCGAGCTGTATGACCGACTGTATCAATTCGCGAGCGGCCAAAACCCGGGCGGCAATACGGCGCCTGTAGCGTCGGACGCCTCGTTCCGCACAGCGGCCAATACCCCGGTAAGCGGCACGCTCACGGCTAACGACAACGACGGGGATGCGCTGACGTACAGCATTGTGGACAACGGCACGCAAGGCAAGGCCGTTGTAACGGATGCGTCGACCGGCGCCTTCACCTACACGCCGAATGGGGGAGAGACGGGCACGGACACGTTCACCTTCAAGGCGAATGACGGCCAATCGGATTCGAATATCGCCACCGTAACGGTCACCATCGATACGGCAGCGGCAGGATGGCAGACCCAATTGACTGGGGCTAGCAACGTTCAGCCTGGGGAGAAATTCACCGTAACGTACGGCTTGAACGGCGGCTCGCAGAACATCTATGCGCAGGATATTCGAGCCGAGTATGATCCGGCCTTTATGGAACTGGTGTCCGTCAAATCGGTTAAGAAAGGCATCAGCCTGATCGATAGCGACAAGAAGACGCCCGGCAAGCTGCATCTGATTGTGGCCAGCCAAGGCGCGGGCAACGCGGTTAACGGCACGGCGGATCTGCTGGAATTGACCTTCCGCGTGAAGAAGGAGATCGGTTCGAATACGGGCGTTATCTCTATCTCCAGCGCGGTGCTCGGCGATGAGCAGGGACGGGAAGCGCAGGCGACGCCCTCTTCGAAGACCATTCAAGCCGGGGCATCGCTTCCCGGGGATTACAACGGGGACGGCAAGGTAACCGTTGGCGATCTGGCTATCGTCGCCTCTCATTACGGCAAGACGAAGCACAGCCCGGATTGGGAGCAGGTGAAGCATATGGATGCGAACGGCAACGGAAAAATCGATGACCAAGATCTGGCCTTCATCAGCCGCAAGCTGATGAACTAG
- a CDS encoding flavin reductase family protein → MNIAPHELHWRDAYKLMIGSILPRPIAFVSTIDPYGTPNLAPFSFFTAICAEPLLICFAPMRRGTDGRKKDTLVNIEATGEFVVNIVGERIVEPMNETAAEFDPEVDEFQAAGLTPIPSQVIRPYRVQESAIHMECVLHDILHFGDQPGAGSLVIGKVVLMHISDELYADGKIDMEKLLPIGRMAGHVYTRAVSDTFMLERKK, encoded by the coding sequence ATGAATATTGCACCGCACGAGCTGCACTGGAGAGACGCTTACAAGCTGATGATAGGCTCCATCCTGCCGCGTCCGATTGCGTTTGTATCCACGATCGATCCGTACGGTACGCCGAATCTGGCTCCGTTCAGCTTCTTCACGGCCATCTGCGCGGAGCCGCTTCTGATCTGCTTCGCTCCGATGCGCCGGGGGACGGATGGCCGCAAGAAGGATACGCTTGTCAATATTGAAGCGACCGGCGAATTCGTCGTCAATATCGTCGGGGAACGGATCGTCGAGCCGATGAATGAGACCGCCGCCGAATTCGATCCGGAGGTGGATGAGTTCCAGGCGGCGGGCCTGACCCCGATCCCGAGCCAGGTCATTCGTCCTTACCGGGTGCAGGAAAGCGCCATCCATATGGAATGCGTGCTCCATGATATCCTTCATTTCGGCGATCAGCCGGGCGCCGGCAGTCTCGTCATCGGCAAGGTCGTGCTGATGCATATAAGCGACGAGCTGTACGCCGACGGCAAAATCGACATGGAGAAGCTGCTTCCGATCGGACGCATGGCCGGCCATGTCTACACCCGGGCCGTCTCCGACACATTTATGCTGGAGAGAAAAAAGTAG
- the hisC gene encoding histidinol-phosphate transaminase → MQVSVKIPTRKEIKPLGVYVPGKPIEEVKREFGLTDIIKLASNENPYGCSELATQAVVREMEKCALYPEGTAPELAAKLSARLGVAPEYFIIGNGSDEIIRLLTRSYIAAGDEAIMADVTFSRYETNVLIEGGVPVTVPLIDGVHDLAGMLKAIGSRTKMIFVCNPNNPTGTIVGRSELLAFIEQVPSHIMLVIDEAYYEYVSDPDYLQTVPLLASHPNLVILRTFSKIYGLAALRAGYGMMHPSIVQELIKVKEPFNSNRMAQAAAIASLDDAAFAADCARRNEAARTKLVSELKQLGLSCYPSHANFLMVKLGRSGDDVFHSLLAQGVVVRAGSLLGYPDTIRVSIGTEQDNQVFIEALRHIVAPGGKPA, encoded by the coding sequence ATGCAAGTCTCTGTCAAGATTCCGACGAGAAAAGAAATCAAACCGTTAGGCGTATACGTGCCTGGCAAACCGATTGAAGAGGTAAAAAGGGAGTTCGGCCTTACTGACATTATCAAGCTCGCGTCCAATGAAAATCCGTACGGCTGCTCGGAGCTGGCTACCCAAGCCGTCGTGCGCGAAATGGAGAAATGCGCCCTGTATCCGGAAGGCACCGCCCCTGAATTGGCGGCGAAGCTGTCCGCGCGTCTTGGCGTGGCGCCTGAATATTTCATTATCGGCAATGGGTCCGACGAGATCATTCGCTTATTGACGCGGAGCTATATTGCAGCAGGGGACGAAGCAATAATGGCCGATGTCACGTTCTCCCGCTACGAGACGAACGTCCTCATCGAGGGCGGCGTTCCGGTCACGGTGCCGCTTATCGACGGCGTTCATGATCTGGCTGGCATGCTGAAGGCGATCGGCAGCAGGACGAAGATGATCTTCGTATGCAATCCGAACAATCCGACAGGGACGATCGTGGGGCGCAGCGAGCTGCTTGCCTTCATCGAGCAGGTGCCGAGCCATATTATGCTGGTCATCGACGAGGCTTATTATGAATATGTGTCCGATCCGGACTACTTGCAGACCGTGCCGCTGCTTGCCAGTCACCCGAATCTGGTCATCCTGCGCACGTTCTCCAAAATATACGGTCTGGCGGCGCTGCGGGCAGGTTACGGCATGATGCATCCGAGCATCGTGCAGGAGCTGATCAAAGTGAAGGAGCCGTTCAACTCGAATCGGATGGCGCAAGCCGCAGCTATCGCCTCATTGGACGATGCGGCGTTCGCCGCGGACTGCGCGCGGCGGAATGAGGCGGCGAGAACGAAGCTGGTCTCGGAACTAAAGCAGCTGGGACTGTCCTGTTATCCTTCGCATGCCAATTTCCTGATGGTGAAGCTGGGCCGATCCGGAGATGACGTCTTCCACTCCTTGCTGGCGCAGGGCGTGGTGGTGCGCGCGGGCAGCCTGCTCGGCTATCCGGACACGATCCGCGTATCCATCGGAACGGAGCAGGATAACCAGGTGTTCATCGAGGCCCTGCGGCATATTGTTGCTCCTGGCGGCAAGCCGGCGTGA
- the hppD gene encoding 4-hydroxyphenylpyruvate dioxygenase, with the protein MECIIYFQWQQSSDCRRVFMKKQAVTDRTEQEIFPIQDIDYIEFYTGNAKQAMHYFVKGYGFRPIAYSGLETGNREQVSYVVEQNKIRFVLSGALSDSHPIAEFVKLHGDGVKDVALRVSNVEKAYKDAVSRGGIAIMEPAEYSDEHGKVKKAVIGTYGDTIHTLIERDDYNGLFLPGYQSIEDSLANQPAGLIGVDHVVGNVERMDEWVTYYEKVMGFKQMIHFDDEDISTEYSALMSKVMHNGGRIKFPINEPATAKRKSQIQEYLEYYNGPGVQHLALLTNDIVSTVTALRANGVEFLGTPDSYYDMLTERVGRIDEDIAKLKELKILVDRDDEGYLLQIFTKPLVDRPTLFFEIIQRKGAVGFGEGNFKALFESIEREQERRGNL; encoded by the coding sequence TTGGAATGCATCATATACTTTCAGTGGCAACAATCAAGCGATTGTAGGAGGGTGTTTATGAAAAAACAAGCGGTAACCGACAGAACGGAGCAAGAAATTTTCCCGATCCAGGACATCGACTACATTGAATTTTATACGGGGAACGCGAAGCAAGCGATGCACTATTTCGTCAAAGGGTACGGATTCCGCCCTATCGCCTATTCCGGCTTGGAGACCGGCAACCGGGAGCAAGTCTCGTATGTTGTCGAGCAGAACAAAATTCGGTTCGTTCTCTCCGGCGCTCTCTCCGACAGCCATCCGATTGCCGAATTTGTCAAATTGCACGGCGATGGGGTGAAAGATGTCGCATTGCGGGTCAGTAATGTTGAAAAGGCTTACAAGGATGCGGTCTCACGCGGCGGAATCGCCATAATGGAACCGGCTGAATATTCGGATGAGCACGGCAAGGTCAAAAAAGCGGTTATCGGCACGTATGGCGATACGATTCATACGCTGATAGAGCGGGACGATTATAACGGATTGTTCCTGCCGGGCTATCAGTCGATCGAAGACAGCCTTGCGAACCAGCCGGCCGGACTGATCGGCGTCGATCATGTCGTCGGTAACGTCGAGCGAATGGATGAATGGGTTACTTACTATGAAAAAGTGATGGGCTTCAAGCAAATGATTCATTTCGATGATGAGGATATCAGCACGGAATATTCGGCTCTCATGTCCAAAGTGATGCATAACGGAGGCAGAATCAAATTCCCGATCAACGAGCCGGCGACCGCCAAGCGCAAATCGCAGATCCAGGAGTATCTGGAATATTACAACGGCCCGGGCGTGCAGCATCTTGCCCTGCTGACGAACGACATCGTCTCGACCGTGACGGCGCTCCGCGCGAACGGGGTAGAGTTCCTCGGCACGCCGGATTCCTACTACGATATGCTGACGGAACGGGTAGGACGGATCGATGAGGATATCGCCAAGCTGAAGGAACTGAAAATTTTGGTCGATCGCGATGATGAAGGCTATTTGCTGCAGATCTTCACGAAGCCGCTTGTCGACAGACCGACGCTGTTTTTTGAGATCATTCAGCGCAAAGGAGCCGTCGGCTTCGGCGAAGGCAATTTCAAGGCCTTGTTCGAATCGATCGAACGGGAGCAGGAACGCCGCGGCAACTTGTAG
- a CDS encoding 3-oxoacid CoA-transferase subunit B — translation MSDARQAIVRRAVLEIADGMTVNLGIGMPTLIAGIIPPEFNVMLHSENGLLGLGPYPQEGSEDPDLINAGKETVTAVQGASYFDSAESFAMIRGGHIDLAILGGMEVSEKGDLANWMIPGKMIKGMGGAMDLVNGARRIVVIMEHVNKHGEPKIKRECSLPLTGKRVVDRLITDLAVFDFTEEGMVLIETQQGVDVEEIRHKTEAPFRVSPALSAGNAAPRASE, via the coding sequence ATGAGTGACGCACGCCAGGCCATCGTCCGGCGCGCCGTGCTGGAGATTGCGGACGGGATGACGGTCAATCTCGGCATCGGCATGCCGACGCTCATCGCCGGCATCATACCGCCGGAATTCAATGTCATGCTCCATTCCGAGAACGGCCTGCTCGGCCTCGGCCCGTACCCGCAGGAAGGGAGCGAGGATCCGGATCTGATTAATGCGGGCAAGGAGACGGTGACCGCCGTGCAGGGCGCCTCCTATTTCGACAGCGCCGAATCGTTCGCCATGATCCGGGGAGGACATATCGATCTCGCCATCCTGGGCGGGATGGAAGTATCGGAGAAGGGCGATCTGGCGAATTGGATGATCCCCGGCAAAATGATCAAGGGCATGGGAGGCGCCATGGATCTGGTGAACGGCGCCCGGCGCATCGTCGTCATTATGGAGCATGTGAACAAGCACGGCGAACCCAAGATCAAGCGGGAATGCAGCCTGCCGCTGACAGGCAAGCGAGTGGTCGACCGGTTAATTACCGATTTGGCCGTGTTTGATTTTACCGAAGAAGGCATGGTCTTGATCGAGACGCAGCAGGGAGTTGACGTGGAAGAGATACGGCACAAAACCGAGGCGCCGTTCCGGGTAAGTCCCGCGTTGAGCGCGGGGAACGCGGCGCCCCGGGCATCGGAGTAA
- a CDS encoding YerC/YecD family TrpR-related protein: MYAKRSGDPAIEQLLEVIMKLQSMEECYDFFEDLTTPKELQALSQRLEVAKMLLNGSTYMEIEAETGASTAIISRVKRILHDGNGSYRLMLGRLEQQ, translated from the coding sequence ATGTATGCCAAGCGTTCCGGCGATCCGGCAATCGAGCAATTGCTGGAGGTCATTATGAAGCTGCAAAGCATGGAGGAATGTTATGATTTCTTCGAAGACTTGACGACTCCAAAAGAATTGCAGGCCTTGTCCCAACGGCTGGAAGTTGCCAAAATGCTGTTGAACGGCAGCACGTATATGGAGATTGAAGCGGAGACCGGGGCAAGCACGGCCATTATCTCACGCGTCAAACGAATCCTGCACGATGGCAACGGAAGTTACCGGCTCATGCTAGGCAGGCTTGAACAGCAATAG
- a CDS encoding homogentisate 1,2-dioxygenase, giving the protein MAYYRRMGDIPGKRHTMFRKPDGTLYREQVMGTKGFSGIQSILYHHHPPTAVGKAEVHAAFDIEFEEQGALRHRHLLTGDCTDTGDAVAGRRYMLGNEDLLIAIANVDQPMDYFYRNGDGDELLFVHEGEGTVETMFGTLRYRPGDYIVIPIGTIYRVTPEPGRTKLLAVETNNWITTPKRYRNSHGQLLEHSPFCERDFRGPEKLETYAELGEFEVRTKSRGYIHLHMFNHHPFDVVGWDGYLYPWIFNIADFEPITGRIHMPPPIHQTFEGNNFVICSFVPRLYDYHPEGIPAPYFHSNVDSDEVLYYVRGNFMSRKGVKEGSITLHPSGIPHGPHPGKIEDSIGKKETTELAVMIDTFRPLRVVKQALSYEDDQYMYSWCAGSPEASRSV; this is encoded by the coding sequence ATGGCCTATTACCGCCGCATGGGAGACATTCCGGGCAAAAGGCATACGATGTTCCGCAAGCCGGACGGCACCCTGTACCGTGAGCAAGTCATGGGAACGAAGGGCTTCTCCGGCATTCAGTCGATCTTGTATCATCATCATCCGCCGACGGCTGTCGGCAAGGCGGAGGTGCACGCCGCCTTCGACATTGAATTCGAAGAGCAAGGTGCGCTGCGCCACCGTCATCTGCTGACCGGCGACTGCACGGATACGGGCGATGCCGTCGCGGGCAGACGCTATATGCTGGGCAACGAGGACTTGCTCATTGCCATTGCGAACGTCGATCAGCCGATGGATTATTTCTACCGGAACGGGGACGGGGACGAGCTGTTGTTCGTGCATGAAGGGGAGGGGACCGTCGAGACGATGTTCGGCACCCTCCGTTACCGGCCGGGGGATTATATTGTCATCCCGATCGGCACGATTTATCGCGTCACTCCCGAACCGGGGCGTACGAAGCTCTTGGCCGTGGAGACGAACAACTGGATTACGACACCGAAGCGCTACCGCAACTCGCATGGCCAGCTTTTGGAGCACAGCCCATTCTGCGAGCGGGATTTCCGCGGTCCGGAGAAGCTGGAAACGTATGCCGAGCTCGGCGAGTTCGAGGTGAGGACAAAGTCTAGGGGATATATCCACCTGCATATGTTTAATCATCACCCGTTCGATGTCGTAGGCTGGGACGGGTATTTGTATCCGTGGATTTTTAACATAGCCGATTTCGAGCCGATTACGGGCCGCATTCATATGCCGCCGCCGATTCATCAGACCTTCGAGGGGAATAACTTCGTCATCTGCTCCTTCGTTCCCCGGTTATACGATTATCATCCCGAGGGGATTCCGGCCCCTTATTTCCACAGCAACGTAGACAGCGACGAGGTGCTCTATTATGTCAGGGGCAACTTCATGAGCCGCAAGGGCGTGAAGGAAGGCTCCATCACCTTGCATCCGTCGGGCATTCCGCACGGTCCGCATCCCGGCAAGATCGAAGATAGCATCGGCAAAAAAGAAACTACGGAGCTTGCGGTCATGATCGATACGTTCCGGCCGCTGCGCGTCGTCAAGCAGGCGCTGTCGTACGAAGATGACCAATACATGTACAGCTGGTGCGCCGGCTCGCCGGAAGCGTCGCGCAGCGTGTAA
- a CDS encoding fumarylacetoacetate hydrolase family protein, giving the protein MKFVTFDTGTGEPRSGWLREGCVVDMQAASEGRLPGEILELVRHHEDYMEEAGRIDRSLGPDAESMLAHAGVYPASDVALLAPIPKPPSVRDFYAFEAHVIAARRRRGLDIVPEWYQFPVFYFSNHQAIAGPDALIRRPAASTALDYELEVACVIGKEGRDIGAEEADAYIFGYCIMNDWSARDLQREEVKVGLGPAKGKDFATSLGPYLVTKDELERYRAGGRHELEMAARVNGAELSRGNLRDLHYTFGDMIARASADATLYPGDIIGSGTVGTGCILELGPEVHRWLETGDVVELEVTGLGLLRNTIG; this is encoded by the coding sequence ATGAAGTTCGTGACATTTGACACCGGCACAGGCGAGCCGCGTTCCGGATGGCTCAGGGAAGGCTGCGTCGTCGACATGCAAGCCGCCAGCGAAGGGCGGCTGCCTGGCGAGATACTGGAACTGGTGCGCCATCATGAGGACTATATGGAGGAAGCAGGGCGGATCGACCGCAGCCTTGGCCCGGATGCGGAGTCGATGCTCGCGCATGCGGGCGTCTATCCTGCATCCGATGTCGCCCTGCTCGCGCCGATCCCGAAGCCGCCGAGCGTGCGCGATTTCTATGCCTTCGAAGCGCATGTGATCGCGGCCAGGCGGCGCCGGGGGCTCGATATCGTTCCGGAATGGTACCAGTTCCCGGTGTTCTATTTCAGCAACCATCAGGCCATCGCCGGCCCGGACGCGCTCATCCGCAGACCGGCCGCCTCCACCGCCTTGGATTACGAGCTGGAAGTGGCCTGTGTCATCGGCAAGGAAGGACGCGATATCGGGGCAGAAGAAGCGGACGCCTATATTTTCGGTTACTGCATCATGAACGACTGGAGCGCGCGTGATCTTCAGCGGGAAGAAGTCAAGGTCGGCCTCGGCCCGGCCAAGGGCAAAGATTTCGCCACGTCGCTCGGTCCGTATCTGGTCACCAAGGACGAGCTGGAACGCTATCGCGCCGGCGGGCGCCACGAGCTGGAGATGGCGGCTCGCGTCAACGGCGCCGAGCTGTCGCGCGGCAATCTGCGCGACCTCCACTATACGTTCGGGGACATGATCGCGCGGGCTTCGGCTGACGCCACGCTGTACCCCGGCGATATTATCGGATCGGGCACGGTCGGGACCGGCTGCATTCTCGAGCTGGGACCGGAAGTACACCGGTGGCTGGAGACCGGCGATGTCGTCGAATTGGAAGTAACGGGACTCGGCCTGCTGCGCAACACCATCGGTTGA